The following proteins are encoded in a genomic region of Candidatus Desulfatibia profunda:
- a CDS encoding HEAT repeat domain-containing protein yields the protein MGHIKEQDLLDEIRFDIKVKDLLKARLVLASLEQVSRKVQKQALFEVSRAENDFAIPLLAGVIANSPNVHESFPHLKETMFSKILENPEVLLDLLSNGKDLRSRTFLAGVAGEIRLEKAVPILLDILTKEKDVNLIESAIISLGMIGDPAAVAAVSKYLYPGNRELIIASVRTLGELATPEAIRKLGDKLGEDPDLDHMILNIMAKAQIPQALETLNKTLGSQHAHLRTAGKQKLGEIGVMSVRVLIKNLLRDNPDLVIHSLNVLGDIGDSAAIPPIRKLLFNQPKDPNVRFASYEALGRLPLDKGVYTLTAGLQDPVDNVRAAAAKAIDRHYNAVLAGGIRNLTRSVDTEALKIMITIINSQCGAIFLDLLEEDFFKVTAVNYLATKAHPDIRLHFASILAQAGHNDLAKQITPGKTAEDQAKLKVFAVDDSKMILNIYRSVLHNLGCEAQLFEFPAKALERIRKEKPDVILADLNMPDITGIDFAKAVRQWYRKVELPIIMVTTQSEAQDHKIAYAAGINATLQKPFTEELIKKALAAFAGKQHLRN from the coding sequence GCTGGATGAAATCCGGTTCGACATCAAAGTAAAGGATTTGCTCAAAGCCAGGCTCGTGCTTGCTTCCCTGGAGCAGGTGAGCAGAAAGGTTCAGAAACAGGCTTTGTTTGAAGTCAGCCGGGCAGAAAACGATTTTGCAATTCCCCTGTTGGCCGGTGTCATCGCGAACAGCCCGAACGTTCATGAGTCATTTCCACATCTTAAGGAAACCATGTTTTCCAAGATCCTGGAGAACCCGGAGGTTCTTTTGGATTTGCTGTCGAACGGAAAGGACTTGCGGAGCAGGACGTTTTTAGCAGGGGTTGCAGGGGAAATCCGGCTTGAGAAGGCCGTGCCGATCCTGCTTGATATCCTGACCAAAGAAAAGGACGTGAACCTCATTGAATCCGCCATCATTTCTCTGGGAATGATCGGTGATCCTGCTGCGGTTGCCGCTGTCAGCAAATACCTCTACCCAGGGAATCGGGAGCTGATTATTGCTTCCGTGCGTACCTTAGGCGAGCTGGCCACGCCGGAGGCCATACGGAAACTGGGCGACAAGCTTGGTGAAGATCCCGACCTGGACCATATGATCCTCAATATAATGGCTAAAGCCCAGATCCCGCAGGCACTCGAAACCCTTAACAAAACCCTTGGGTCGCAGCATGCCCATTTACGGACGGCCGGCAAGCAAAAACTAGGTGAAATCGGCGTGATGAGCGTTCGAGTTTTGATCAAAAATCTTTTACGAGACAATCCTGATTTGGTCATTCATTCCTTGAACGTACTCGGCGATATCGGTGACAGCGCGGCCATCCCTCCCATCCGAAAACTTTTGTTCAATCAGCCCAAAGATCCGAACGTCCGCTTTGCCTCTTATGAGGCCCTGGGAAGACTTCCGCTTGACAAGGGGGTCTATACGCTGACCGCCGGATTGCAGGATCCGGTGGACAATGTCCGAGCGGCAGCGGCCAAAGCCATTGACCGGCACTACAACGCCGTGCTGGCCGGCGGCATACGGAACTTAACCCGTTCCGTAGACACCGAAGCCCTTAAGATCATGATAACCATCATCAATTCTCAGTGCGGCGCGATTTTTTTAGACCTCTTGGAAGAGGATTTTTTTAAAGTTACTGCCGTCAATTATCTGGCCACTAAGGCCCACCCCGACATCCGATTACATTTTGCAAGCATCCTTGCACAGGCAGGGCATAATGATCTTGCCAAACAGATTACTCCGGGAAAAACAGCGGAAGACCAAGCAAAGCTGAAGGTGTTTGCCGTGGACGACTCCAAAATGATTCTGAATATTTACAGAAGCGTACTTCACAATCTAGGATGCGAAGCTCAACTGTTCGAGTTTCCTGCCAAGGCCCTTGAACGGATCCGGAAAGAAAAACCCGACGTGATCCTGGCTGATTTGAACATGCCTGACATCACCGGTATTGACTTTGCTAAAGCTGTCCGACAATGGTACCGCAAGGTTGAGCTGCCGATCATCATGGTTACCACCCAGAGCGAGGCTCAGGACCATAAAATAGCCTATGCCGCCGGGATAAACGCCACCCTGCAAAAACCCTTCACTGAAGAACTGATCAAAAAAGCTTTAGCCGCATTCGCGGGCAAACAGCATCTTAGAAATTAG
- the recN gene encoding DNA repair protein RecN encodes MLQELSIKNFAIIDDLKISFSDGLTILSGETGAGKSIIINAVNLLLGSRAATGLIRTGSETAELEALFQIKPESSVAGIMEEHGFDAAEGLLIRRIISRSDRHKIYINGRLGTIAMLTGITENLASISGQHAHQGLLKEDQQLLILDQFGGLIPLRAEVYQCYHEILPLIRDLKALQTADGRQADHVQLLEFQQKEIMAASITPGEDAALEQERMLLKNAEALYLDVHTSIEELYSSKGAIVERLAAVKKNLNRACQIDNRLSAKAEKLAETTFQLEDIAEELRIYLKNIQIDENRLEEVEARLDALNRLKRKYGGSLEAVLAKLDTIDHELAAIENISAKIDETRGKLSKLHTKLVKLAVELSTKRKHTAETLARKVIKELDTLEMSQTEFQVSFQTLPADDTTDPHLAFQGNALTETGSDRLVFLIATNIGEPLKPLASIVSGGELSRVVLALKAILAETESVETIVFDEVDAGIGGKVAEVVGKKLSALARHHQIVCITHLPQIAKFGDHHFKISKHVFRGRTRTTIDRLSQEDRVREIARMLGGEKITQATLDHAREMLNT; translated from the coding sequence ATGCTGCAAGAACTGTCCATCAAAAATTTCGCCATCATCGACGATCTCAAGATATCTTTTTCAGACGGACTTACGATTTTAAGCGGGGAAACCGGTGCCGGCAAATCGATAATAATCAATGCCGTCAATCTGCTGTTGGGCAGCCGTGCCGCCACCGGTCTGATTCGAACCGGCAGTGAAACTGCCGAACTGGAAGCCCTTTTTCAGATCAAACCCGAAAGCAGCGTTGCCGGCATCATGGAAGAACACGGTTTTGATGCCGCAGAGGGGCTGCTGATCCGCAGAATCATTTCGCGCAGCGACCGGCACAAAATTTATATCAATGGCCGTCTTGGCACGATCGCAATGCTCACGGGCATCACCGAAAATCTGGCCAGCATCTCCGGCCAGCATGCCCATCAGGGGCTTTTAAAAGAAGATCAGCAATTGCTGATCCTTGACCAGTTCGGCGGTCTGATACCGTTGCGCGCTGAAGTTTATCAATGCTATCATGAAATCCTGCCGTTGATCCGGGACCTCAAGGCCCTCCAAACTGCCGATGGCCGACAGGCAGACCATGTTCAACTGCTCGAATTCCAGCAAAAAGAGATTATGGCAGCGTCCATCACTCCCGGAGAAGACGCGGCTCTTGAACAGGAAAGAATGCTTCTGAAAAACGCGGAAGCACTATACCTGGATGTACATACCAGTATCGAAGAGCTTTACAGCTCAAAGGGGGCTATCGTAGAGCGCCTGGCAGCGGTAAAAAAGAATCTTAACAGAGCATGCCAGATTGATAATCGCCTATCAGCAAAGGCCGAAAAGCTGGCGGAAACCACATTTCAACTGGAAGATATTGCTGAAGAGCTTAGAATTTACTTAAAAAACATCCAAATTGACGAAAACCGGCTTGAAGAAGTTGAAGCGCGCCTTGATGCCTTAAACCGGCTGAAGCGCAAATACGGAGGATCCCTTGAGGCGGTGCTGGCCAAACTTGACACCATCGATCATGAACTGGCGGCCATCGAGAATATTTCCGCCAAGATCGATGAAACCCGGGGAAAACTTTCCAAACTGCACACCAAACTGGTCAAGCTGGCTGTCGAGCTTTCCACGAAAAGGAAGCACACCGCCGAGACCCTGGCCCGCAAAGTCATCAAAGAGCTTGACACCCTCGAGATGTCCCAGACAGAATTCCAGGTGTCGTTTCAAACACTCCCGGCCGATGACACTACCGATCCACACCTTGCATTTCAGGGAAACGCCCTCACTGAAACCGGAAGCGATCGTTTAGTTTTCCTGATTGCTACCAATATTGGCGAACCGCTCAAACCGCTTGCCAGTATTGTTTCCGGGGGTGAGCTCTCCAGGGTGGTCCTGGCGTTAAAGGCCATCCTGGCTGAAACCGAATCGGTGGAAACCATTGTGTTTGATGAAGTCGATGCCGGCATCGGAGGAAAGGTGGCCGAGGTTGTCGGCAAAAAACTGTCCGCCCTGGCCCGTCATCATCAGATTGTCTGCATCACCCATCTGCCCCAGATTGCAAAATTTGGCGACCACCATTTCAAGATATCCAAGCATGTTTTTCGCGGCAGAACCAGAACCACCATCGACCGTTTAAGCCAAGAAGATCGCGTCAGGGAGATCGCCAGGATGCTGGGCGGTGAAAAAATTACGCAAGCCACCCTCGATCATGCCCGCGAAATGTTGAATACATGA
- a CDS encoding GAF domain-containing protein, protein MNLYSIPPLLTLCGFAGLAVLTIFRGRWTKSNILFLIICILGTFLYIDILCVFNVTSANTALAISRIDHFFIVYLLPVYLHFFHAYLNISRRKWLIPAAYAYAFVLMCLTPTSLYIASMQKHYFGYFAKGGMLFPLFGLAALFVSIYVLILIFQSIGREKNNTRKNRLKYMFVGFGIMGFMNGLDVFPLHGVAMYPPGNFSFFPLIIFAYGIFKYDLLDTGVLIKKGLVYSLLTACLTCTYASIIIAAQKLFKASKVSDSIFFPILFFLLIAFVFGPLKSKIQTIVDRLFYKGKYDYQQTIKHVSQMIVSLLDLDEINKLLMETVSDALKVEHCALFLPDASKARFIKLSTRGNERLAGNADSISKESQLVICMQIHQRPVLRKDLNPKTASGETGSLLSEMNVLCAEIALPLMFRDTLKGFVILGEKLSGDLFTPEDLDLLETLSGQSTLAMENAQSYKKVHDLSRDLEKKVKERTRDLQAVLFEKERTQEQLIRSESLAAIGQLVAGVAHELNNPLASVTSLIQATIEDLTQWDKNNLPDEDLIDDLKFADKELGRAKSIVLSLLGLSRQTQTYSEAVNMNTVVKDALRVLFNQYKRHDLDIVENYDPDLPDIHGNFANLGQVALNIIQNAFQAAGEKKSNIFLETHFDKVARQVVFACQDTGPGIPEPIRQDIFKPFFTTKGVGKGTGLGLYLCHEIIRKHGGSLTLENTAGKGAKFVVRLPIDGEGVPERDIQHVS, encoded by the coding sequence ATGAATCTATACAGCATCCCGCCGTTATTGACGTTGTGCGGCTTTGCCGGCCTGGCTGTTTTGACGATTTTTCGCGGCCGCTGGACCAAAAGCAATATCCTTTTTTTGATCATTTGCATCCTCGGCACATTTCTTTATATCGACATACTTTGCGTCTTTAACGTTACATCGGCGAACACGGCGCTTGCGATCAGTCGTATCGATCATTTTTTTATTGTTTACCTTTTGCCGGTATACCTTCATTTTTTTCATGCTTATCTGAACATTTCCCGGCGAAAGTGGCTCATCCCGGCGGCCTATGCCTATGCTTTTGTGCTGATGTGCCTTACACCGACCTCTCTTTATATTGCGTCCATGCAGAAGCACTATTTCGGCTATTTTGCAAAAGGCGGGATGCTCTTTCCGCTTTTCGGCCTCGCCGCCCTATTTGTTAGCATTTATGTTCTGATACTCATTTTTCAGTCCATTGGCCGAGAAAAAAACAATACCCGCAAAAACAGACTGAAATATATGTTTGTCGGTTTTGGAATTATGGGGTTTATGAACGGCCTGGACGTTTTTCCGCTGCACGGCGTTGCAATGTACCCGCCGGGGAATTTCAGCTTTTTCCCTCTGATTATTTTTGCTTACGGAATCTTTAAATACGATCTGCTTGACACCGGCGTCCTGATTAAAAAGGGTCTTGTTTACTCGCTTTTAACGGCATGCTTAACATGCACATACGCATCTATCATTATTGCAGCGCAAAAGCTGTTCAAGGCGTCCAAGGTTTCAGACTCAATTTTCTTCCCGATTCTCTTTTTTCTCTTGATCGCGTTTGTCTTCGGCCCGCTGAAATCAAAAATACAAACTATTGTTGACCGTCTCTTTTATAAAGGCAAATATGACTATCAACAGACCATCAAACATGTCAGTCAAATGATCGTGTCTCTGCTCGACCTCGACGAAATTAACAAGCTGCTGATGGAGACCGTTTCCGACGCATTGAAGGTTGAACACTGTGCCCTGTTCTTACCGGATGCATCCAAGGCGCGCTTCATCAAACTTTCAACTCGCGGTAATGAGCGTTTAGCCGGAAACGCCGATTCGATATCCAAAGAATCACAACTGGTCATCTGCATGCAAATCCATCAAAGGCCGGTACTCAGGAAGGACCTTAACCCGAAAACGGCTTCCGGTGAAACAGGGAGTCTGCTGTCCGAGATGAACGTGCTTTGTGCTGAAATTGCCCTGCCTCTGATGTTTAGGGATACGTTAAAAGGGTTCGTTATTTTAGGCGAAAAGCTTTCCGGCGACCTGTTTACACCGGAGGATCTGGATCTTCTGGAAACCCTGTCCGGCCAGAGCACCCTTGCCATGGAAAACGCCCAGTCGTACAAAAAGGTCCATGACCTGAGCAGGGATCTTGAGAAAAAGGTCAAAGAAAGGACCCGGGACCTTCAAGCGGTCCTTTTTGAAAAGGAACGAACCCAGGAGCAGTTGATTCGCTCCGAAAGTCTGGCTGCCATCGGCCAGTTGGTCGCAGGAGTGGCCCATGAACTCAACAATCCCCTGGCAAGCGTCACCAGCCTCATTCAGGCAACCATCGAGGATTTAACGCAATGGGACAAAAACAATCTCCCGGATGAAGATTTGATAGATGATCTGAAATTTGCCGATAAGGAACTCGGCCGAGCAAAATCGATCGTGCTCAGCCTCCTGGGTCTTTCCAGGCAGACCCAGACCTATTCCGAAGCCGTAAACATGAACACGGTGGTAAAAGATGCTTTGCGGGTGCTTTTCAACCAGTATAAGCGTCACGATCTGGATATCGTCGAAAATTATGATCCGGATCTGCCGGATATCCACGGCAACTTTGCCAATTTAGGGCAGGTTGCCCTGAATATTATCCAAAATGCCTTCCAGGCTGCCGGCGAAAAGAAATCGAACATTTTCCTTGAAACCCATTTTGACAAAGTTGCCCGCCAGGTCGTTTTTGCATGCCAAGATACCGGTCCCGGAATTCCTGAACCGATTCGGCAGGACATTTTCAAACCGTTTTTTACAACCAAGGGAGTTGGAAAGGGAACCGGCCTGGGACTGTATCTGTGTCATGAAATCATCCGCAAACACGGCGGCTCTCTAACCCTTGAAAACACTGCCGGAAAGGGAGCCAAATTCGTGGTACGCTTGCCGATTGACGGTGAGGGTGTGCCCGAGAGAGATATTCAACACGTATCATAG
- a CDS encoding type II toxin-antitoxin system PemK/MazF family toxin: MDRGDVITVDIPKPSGQKGHEQTGYRPAIILQSEVNDSGLPTIIIIPFTSNLQAMRFPYTVHVDPSPQNGLSVASALLVFQLRAIDKKRIGNVIGRLENIYMRKIEDELKRLVGFD; the protein is encoded by the coding sequence ATGGATCGAGGCGATGTAATAACTGTTGACATCCCAAAGCCTTCAGGTCAAAAAGGGCATGAACAAACTGGTTATAGACCCGCTATTATTTTACAGTCTGAGGTTAATGACTCAGGCTTACCGACAATCATAATAATTCCTTTTACATCTAATCTTCAAGCTATGCGATTCCCTTATACTGTTCATGTCGATCCATCCCCACAAAATGGACTATCTGTAGCATCTGCCCTTTTAGTTTTTCAGCTGCGTGCCATCGATAAAAAACGTATTGGTAATGTAATAGGACGCCTTGAAAATATTTATATGCGGAAAATAGAAGATGAGTTAAAAAGGTTGGTAGGTTTTGATTAA
- a CDS encoding DUF2283 domain-containing protein translates to MKVKYFSDTDTAHIEFTDKEVLETKEISENIYIDIDGKGNIVSMTIEHAKDSAGLWEFSYQEMSRQAV, encoded by the coding sequence ATGAAAGTGAAATATTTTTCTGATACGGATACTGCTCACATCGAATTCACAGACAAAGAAGTCCTTGAGACTAAAGAGATAAGTGAAAATATCTATATTGACATTGATGGGAAAGGCAACATCGTGAGCATGACTATTGAACATGCAAAAGATAGTGCCGGACTTTGGGAATTCTCATATCAAGAAATGTCGCGCCAAGCCGTATAG
- a CDS encoding site-specific integrase, with amino-acid sequence MTRSNPHIFNPNDYYGLHPSTLKDHYQNLGHQDRSGAPFSLLVTVPDDFKSPIIDASVSGGRRQSVQHIFERVERKQFLAKEHFLKFLYQKYHRNCKFKTLSNYCATVIAFLCFVEQSGKRQMDQLTKQDLEAFIEHEQDRGLKPASLRLRLVSIHSFLQYLLDADKVCPQVLRRKIRIKLPQALPYKQPLCNSV; translated from the coding sequence ATGACGCGAAGCAACCCTCATATTTTTAACCCCAATGATTACTATGGACTTCATCCGTCGACTCTCAAGGATCATTACCAGAATCTGGGTCATCAGGATCGGTCTGGCGCACCATTTTCTCTTCTTGTCACAGTGCCGGACGATTTTAAAAGCCCCATTATAGATGCCAGCGTTTCAGGCGGCCGGCGCCAGTCGGTTCAGCATATCTTTGAGCGGGTGGAGCGAAAGCAGTTTCTGGCAAAGGAGCACTTTCTAAAGTTTCTATATCAAAAGTATCACCGCAACTGCAAGTTTAAAACCCTTTCCAATTACTGCGCAACGGTCATTGCGTTTCTCTGTTTTGTGGAACAATCCGGCAAACGGCAGATGGATCAGCTCACCAAACAGGATCTGGAAGCCTTTATTGAACACGAGCAGGATCGGGGGTTAAAGCCGGCAAGCCTTAGGCTCCGCCTGGTTAGTATCCACAGTTTTTTGCAATACCTGCTGGATGCCGACAAAGTTTGCCCGCAGGTTCTGAGGCGAAAGATCCGGATCAAACTTCCTCAGGCCCTACCCTACAAACAGCCTCTTTGCAACTCAGTTTGA
- a CDS encoding helix-turn-helix transcriptional regulator, whose product MPWSGANLKALAKEKGITLTKLSEHLEVSRQTVTAWTKGKVPKGDHLIELSRILEINPGYFFYEDETLRTISVPMHRKRGVAKVTEKTEQDSFQLAKQYEKLFIEAPDPGLVPVLRVKHRDDKNARALAKELRKLSGIEGHMPMDYKHTFYLLSLLSIVPIFRYFPDSVKDYAFYCRIDRHRVVFVDNNTNVLDLIFPLLHETIHAIRDEEQNAIDDPVEEEFCDLVANYVQFPSDYVQLVYDTITGRRIDIQINRLKEFGKKNGHSLFGIAKEIKKINPALDLNVGGANTNLKKEFSTIGNILFDVEDVRENITRLNALSPLFVEILKNQIDNATPGKAAEWLGLESMLDGKQVIDELKRISSSENL is encoded by the coding sequence ATGCCCTGGTCAGGAGCCAATTTAAAAGCTCTGGCAAAAGAGAAAGGGATAACTTTAACAAAATTAAGCGAACATTTAGAAGTGTCAAGGCAAACGGTAACAGCATGGACAAAAGGCAAAGTTCCAAAAGGTGATCATTTAATCGAACTAAGCAGGATTTTAGAAATCAATCCCGGATATTTTTTCTATGAAGATGAAACGCTAAGAACGATTTCAGTGCCCATGCACAGGAAAAGGGGGGTCGCAAAGGTAACGGAAAAAACGGAACAAGATTCGTTTCAGTTGGCTAAACAATATGAAAAACTGTTTATTGAAGCTCCCGACCCCGGCCTTGTTCCGGTCTTAAGAGTAAAACACAGAGATGATAAAAATGCGAGAGCTTTAGCTAAAGAATTAAGAAAGTTATCCGGCATTGAAGGCCACATGCCTATGGATTACAAACATACTTTTTACCTCTTGTCTCTATTGAGCATTGTACCCATCTTCAGATATTTTCCAGACAGCGTTAAAGATTATGCATTCTACTGTAGAATCGACAGACATCGTGTGGTTTTTGTGGATAACAATACTAATGTTTTAGATCTTATTTTCCCCCTTCTCCATGAAACAATTCATGCCATCCGCGACGAAGAACAAAATGCGATTGATGACCCGGTCGAAGAAGAGTTTTGCGACCTGGTTGCGAATTATGTTCAATTTCCATCAGATTATGTTCAATTGGTTTACGATACTATAACCGGTCGGAGGATCGATATTCAGATAAATCGACTCAAAGAGTTTGGCAAGAAAAATGGTCATTCACTGTTTGGAATTGCCAAGGAAATTAAGAAAATAAATCCTGCATTGGATCTTAATGTCGGAGGTGCGAATACAAATTTAAAAAAGGAATTCTCGACCATAGGAAATATTTTGTTTGATGTTGAAGATGTACGCGAAAATATAACCCGGTTAAATGCACTAAGCCCACTCTTTGTTGAGATTCTTAAGAATCAAATTGATAATGCAACACCAGGAAAAGCTGCTGAATGGTTAGGACTGGAAAGCATGCTTGATGGAAAACAGGTTATTGATGAGTTAAAACGGATCAGTTCCAGCGAAAATCTCTAA
- a CDS encoding zinc ribbon domain-containing protein gives MPIYEFKCLKCEQFIELLLMNSNEEIELKCPECSSREFERVLSTTNYSVGSGSGKGQGVGSQTKTCSGGSCTTWNLPGHTR, from the coding sequence ATGCCGATATACGAATTCAAATGCTTAAAATGTGAACAATTCATCGAGCTGCTCTTAATGAACTCGAATGAAGAAATTGAGCTCAAATGCCCGGAGTGCAGTTCGCGGGAGTTTGAACGGGTTCTCAGCACCACAAATTACAGTGTGGGCAGCGGGTCCGGCAAAGGCCAGGGGGTGGGCTCCCAGACCAAAACCTGTTCAGGCGGTTCCTGTACGACCTGGAATTTGCCAGGACATACCAGATAG
- a CDS encoding radical SAM protein, with protein sequence MSSFEPAYIAAFNTGILKERINKAHKMMRSCTLCPRKCKVDRLAGETGVCKTGEQAYVSSYNAHFGEEAPLVGRHGSGTIFFTHCNLLCLFCQNYDISHQGYGEAVSGEQLARIMLYLQNAGCHNINFVTPSHVVPQILSAVEIAAGAGLSVPLVYNSGGYDSAHTLKLLEGVIDIYMPDFKFWDPEVAKKACDAEDYPEVARQALKEMHRQVGDLVTDEAGIARRGVLLRHLVLPHGLAGTRQVMRFIAKEISANTYVNIMPQYRPCGRANEIKELSQHLLQKDFNMALDETMEEGIERLDSRRRRFVLW encoded by the coding sequence ATGTCGTCGTTTGAACCGGCATACATTGCAGCGTTTAACACGGGGATTCTCAAGGAGAGGATCAACAAGGCCCATAAAATGATGCGGTCCTGCACCCTTTGCCCTAGAAAATGCAAAGTTGACCGCCTTGCCGGGGAAACCGGTGTCTGCAAAACCGGTGAGCAGGCCTATGTTTCCAGCTACAACGCGCACTTCGGCGAAGAGGCCCCCCTGGTCGGTAGGCATGGGTCCGGCACCATTTTTTTTACACACTGCAATCTGTTATGCCTTTTCTGCCAGAATTATGATATCAGCCACCAGGGTTACGGCGAAGCGGTCTCCGGCGAGCAACTGGCGCGTATCATGCTGTACTTGCAAAATGCAGGATGCCACAACATTAATTTCGTTACCCCGTCCCATGTGGTCCCACAGATTCTCTCGGCTGTTGAAATCGCCGCCGGCGCGGGGCTTTCGGTACCCTTGGTATACAATTCGGGCGGTTATGACAGTGCTCACACCCTTAAACTGCTTGAGGGTGTGATTGATATCTATATGCCGGATTTTAAATTCTGGGATCCTGAGGTTGCCAAAAAGGCTTGTGACGCTGAAGATTACCCGGAAGTGGCCCGGCAGGCGTTGAAAGAAATGCATCGACAGGTTGGGGATCTTGTGACCGATGAAGCGGGTATTGCCCGGCGGGGGGTTTTGCTCAGACATCTGGTTCTTCCCCACGGACTGGCAGGAACCCGCCAGGTGATGAGATTTATTGCCAAAGAGATTTCGGCCAACACTTACGTGAATATAATGCCCCAGTATCGGCCTTGCGGACGGGCCAACGAAATAAAGGAGCTTTCACAGCACCTTTTGCAAAAGGATTTTAACATGGCTTTGGATGAGACCATGGAAGAAGGCATTGAACGCCTGGATAGTCGCCGGCGCAGGTTTGTGTTATGGTAA
- a CDS encoding SH3 domain-containing protein yields the protein MEFRMKRYAYIIAAMLVVVCSNMAMAERLVVAVDVANIRSGPGTTFDIIWKVGKYHPLNITDKSGPWYHFRDFEGDQGWIHKSLIREIPSIITNQEECNIRSGPGTSFKTLFTVEKGIPFRVLNQKGNWIHIEHSDGDQGWIHKSLVW from the coding sequence ATGGAGTTTCGCATGAAACGTTATGCATACATTATTGCAGCGATGTTGGTTGTCGTATGCAGCAACATGGCCATGGCTGAACGCCTGGTGGTTGCCGTGGATGTGGCCAATATTCGTAGCGGACCCGGGACAACATTCGATATCATTTGGAAGGTCGGCAAATATCATCCCTTGAATATTACCGACAAATCAGGTCCTTGGTATCATTTTCGTGATTTTGAAGGCGATCAGGGCTGGATACACAAATCTCTCATCCGGGAAATACCGTCGATCATCACCAACCAGGAAGAATGCAACATCCGATCCGGTCCCGGTACAAGCTTTAAGACGCTGTTCACGGTTGAAAAAGGAATTCCATTCAGAGTCTTAAATCAAAAAGGCAACTGGATTCACATCGAGCATTCCGACGGCGATCAGGGGTGGATTCACAAGTCACTGGTTTGGTAA
- a CDS encoding adenosine kinase, producing the protein MSKTHKGRKLVVGVGSALIDILAHEDDDFLTKTGAVKGGMTLVDNDFIEHVLSLTTGKPRIVPGGSACNTVVGIGNLGGHARFVGKSGRGKMAVFFETDLKKNNVEPFLFNSPSPTGRVLSIITPDAQRSMFTFLGASSETRPEEITKECFENAAVVHIEGYLLFNEELILAALDAAKAAGARVSLDLSSFTVVEESKTLLEKIVKDYVDILIANEDEARAFTGCSDEIKAIKALSENTQIAALKIGKRGSLIAHAGNILTIEPKGGGDAVDTTGAGDLWAAGFLFGLVNGYSLAKCGKLGSACGYEVCQVIGTKIPEDGWHRIKKLLEE; encoded by the coding sequence ATGTCAAAGACTCATAAGGGCCGGAAGCTGGTTGTGGGTGTGGGATCAGCACTTATTGATATCCTGGCACACGAAGATGACGACTTTCTGACGAAAACCGGTGCTGTTAAAGGCGGGATGACGCTGGTCGATAACGATTTCATTGAACATGTCCTGTCACTGACAACCGGCAAGCCTCGAATTGTTCCGGGAGGATCTGCTTGCAACACCGTTGTGGGCATCGGAAATCTAGGTGGGCACGCCCGCTTTGTCGGTAAAAGCGGCCGAGGTAAAATGGCGGTTTTTTTCGAAACGGATCTAAAGAAAAACAATGTTGAGCCGTTCCTTTTTAATTCGCCTTCACCGACCGGCAGGGTGCTGTCTATTATCACGCCTGATGCCCAGCGTTCCATGTTTACGTTTTTGGGCGCATCTTCAGAAACGCGCCCTGAAGAAATCACAAAAGAGTGTTTTGAAAATGCAGCTGTTGTGCATATCGAAGGGTATCTGCTTTTCAACGAGGAGCTGATACTGGCGGCCTTAGATGCAGCCAAAGCCGCCGGTGCCCGCGTATCCCTCGATCTATCCAGCTTTACGGTTGTTGAAGAGTCCAAAACGCTCCTTGAAAAGATCGTTAAAGATTATGTAGATATCCTGATTGCCAACGAGGATGAAGCGCGTGCCTTTACCGGCTGTTCGGATGAAATCAAGGCGATCAAAGCACTTTCTGAAAATACGCAGATTGCAGCGCTTAAGATCGGCAAGCGGGGGAGCCTGATCGCCCATGCCGGCAACATTTTAACGATAGAACCCAAGGGCGGCGGGGATGCGGTTGACACAACCGGTGCCGGCGATCTCTGGGCGGCAGGCTTTTTATTCGGCCTAGTCAACGGTTACAGCCTTGCAAAATGTGGAAAATTAGGATCAGCCTGCGGCTATGAAGTGTGCCAGGTTATCGGGACAAAAATCCCGGAGGACGGCTGGCATAGAATCAAAAAATTATTGGAGGAATAA